From the Cucurbita pepo subsp. pepo cultivar mu-cu-16 chromosome LG05, ASM280686v2, whole genome shotgun sequence genome, one window contains:
- the LOC111794487 gene encoding two-component response regulator-like PRR1 isoform X1, with translation MTISHFLSAASHSSTDTAGVDFDWLPGSSIKQWNSELPDSWGDGSLTSPPQPQTIHPPTNNILFHHTFSLLNPYLKTNGLLQQTGSSPSPPPPPLSSDNVLHKLSLPAGDFQRNNQRAESPVSCESSIAIEGMSRACRYSPEEKKERIQRYRSKRNQRNFNKKIKYACRKSLADSRPRIRGRFARYNDDVAKNYPVQWSHGQEEEQGEEEEEEANCDDNWIKYFVDAYSTNLIP, from the exons ATGACCATCTCCCACTTTCTCTCCGCCGCCTCGCATTCCTCCACCGACACCGCCGGTGTTGATTTTGACTGGTTACCCGGTTCCTCCATCAAGCAATGGAACTCTGAACTTCCCGACAGCTGGGGCGACGGTTCACTGACTTCACCGCCGCAACCCCAAACAATTCATCCACCAACTAACAATATTCTATTTCACCATACTTTTAGCCTCCTCAACCCTTATCTCAAAACCAATGGCCTTCTTCAACAAACCGGTTCGTCGCCGtcgccaccgccaccaccgCTCTCCTCCGATAACGTCCTACACAAGCTATCCCTTCCCGCCGGTGATTTTCAG AGGAATAATCAGAGAGCAGAGAGTCCAGTTTCATGTGAAAGTAGCATCGCCATTGAAGGGATGAGCAGAGCTTGTAGGTACAGTccagaagagaagaaggagagaatTCAAAGGTATAGGAGCAAAAGAAACCAGAGGAACTTCAACAAGAAGATtaag TATGCTTGTAGGAAGTCATTGGCCGATAGTCGACCAAGGATTAGAGGACGATTTGCAAGGTACAACGATGACGTTGCAAAGAATTATCCAGTGCAATGGAGTCATGGGcaagaggaagaacaaggagaagaagaagaagaagaggcaAATTGTGATGATAATTGGATCAAGTACTTTGTAGATGCATATTCTACGAATCTTATTCCATGA